A part of Rhopalosiphum maidis isolate BTI-1 chromosome 3, ASM367621v3, whole genome shotgun sequence genomic DNA contains:
- the LOC113557243 gene encoding inhibitor of growth protein 5-like isoform X1 has translation MTSALNLEHYLDNLENLPVELQRNFTLMRDLDSRVQELMRNIDKLTNDYMSNVKGYTADKKREMLTTIQHQFDKVKEYSDDKVQLAIQTYELVDKHIREFDSDLARFEAEIQDRAISATRKIEDNSQKQGRKKIKDREIKKKSASSEEETAPNKTSKKKQLKKGVTKKTSVAPCKTPLINVVTNPSNPTNSVTSVTVETSSLTDALVGAGVVQSAEVLDMPVDPNEPTYCLCNQVSYGEMIGCDNPDCPIEWFHFACVKLTTKPKGKWFCPKCIIDRKKK, from the exons atgacTTCTGCTCTTAACTTGGAACACTATCTAGaca aTTTAGAGAATCTTCCTGTTGAGTTACAACGAAACTTCACCCTGATGCGAGATCTTGACTCCAGAGTTCAAGAACTGATGCGTAATATTGACAAACTGACAAACGATTATATGTCAAATGTCAAGGGATATACAGCAGATAAAAAACGCGAAATGTTGACCACCATACAACATCAGTTTGACAAAGTGAAAGAATATAGTGATGATAAAGTTCAATTGGCTATACAAACTTATGAATTA GTAGATAAACATATTAGAGAATTTGATTCAGATTTGGCACGCTTTGAAGCTGAAATTCAAGACAGAGCCATTAGCGCTACAAGAAAAATAGAAGACAATTCACAAAAAC AAGGACGTAAAAAGATTAAAGACagagaaattaaaaagaagAGTGCATCGAGTGAAGAAGAAACAGCTCCAAACaaaacatctaaaaaaaaacaactgaaAAAAG gagttacaaaaaaaacaagtgTAGCACCTTGTAAAACACCTTTAATTAATGTCGTCACTAATCCATCAAACCCTACAAATAGTGTAACCAGCGTTACAGTAGAAACTAGTTCCCTTACTGATGCATTAGTTGGTGCTGGAGTTGTACAGTCGGCTGAAGTATTAGATATGCCTGTTGATCCAAACGAACCAACATACTGTTTATGTAACCAAGTTTCTTATGGTGAAATGATTGGCTGTGATAATCCAGAt tgtccTATTGAATGGTTCCACTTTGCTTGTGTCAAATTAACTACCAAGCCTAAAGGAAAATGGTTCTGtcctaaatgtataatagacaggaagaaaaaataa
- the LOC113557243 gene encoding inhibitor of growth protein 4-like isoform X2: MTSALNLEHYLDNLENLPVELQRNFTLMRDLDSRVQELMRNIDKLTNDYMSNVKGYTADKKREMLTTIQHQFDKVKEYSDDKVQLAIQTYELVDKHIREFDSDLARFEAEIQDRAISATRKIEDNSQKRRKKIKDREIKKKSASSEEETAPNKTSKKKQLKKGVTKKTSVAPCKTPLINVVTNPSNPTNSVTSVTVETSSLTDALVGAGVVQSAEVLDMPVDPNEPTYCLCNQVSYGEMIGCDNPDCPIEWFHFACVKLTTKPKGKWFCPKCIIDRKKK; the protein is encoded by the exons atgacTTCTGCTCTTAACTTGGAACACTATCTAGaca aTTTAGAGAATCTTCCTGTTGAGTTACAACGAAACTTCACCCTGATGCGAGATCTTGACTCCAGAGTTCAAGAACTGATGCGTAATATTGACAAACTGACAAACGATTATATGTCAAATGTCAAGGGATATACAGCAGATAAAAAACGCGAAATGTTGACCACCATACAACATCAGTTTGACAAAGTGAAAGAATATAGTGATGATAAAGTTCAATTGGCTATACAAACTTATGAATTA GTAGATAAACATATTAGAGAATTTGATTCAGATTTGGCACGCTTTGAAGCTGAAATTCAAGACAGAGCCATTAGCGCTACAAGAAAAATAGAAGACAATTCACAAAAAC GACGTAAAAAGATTAAAGACagagaaattaaaaagaagAGTGCATCGAGTGAAGAAGAAACAGCTCCAAACaaaacatctaaaaaaaaacaactgaaAAAAG gagttacaaaaaaaacaagtgTAGCACCTTGTAAAACACCTTTAATTAATGTCGTCACTAATCCATCAAACCCTACAAATAGTGTAACCAGCGTTACAGTAGAAACTAGTTCCCTTACTGATGCATTAGTTGGTGCTGGAGTTGTACAGTCGGCTGAAGTATTAGATATGCCTGTTGATCCAAACGAACCAACATACTGTTTATGTAACCAAGTTTCTTATGGTGAAATGATTGGCTGTGATAATCCAGAt tgtccTATTGAATGGTTCCACTTTGCTTGTGTCAAATTAACTACCAAGCCTAAAGGAAAATGGTTCTGtcctaaatgtataatagacaggaagaaaaaataa